A region from the Aquimarina sp. ERC-38 genome encodes:
- a CDS encoding tRNA-(ms[2]io[6]A)-hydroxylase has protein sequence MLGLQLPTDPRWVNIVEKNIDEILTDHAYCEQKATSTAISLIVSFPEYTELVQEMVKLVKEEISHFKMVHDKILQRGQVLGRDRKDDYVLRLLKFFPKGGSRTTQLVHRLLYAALIEARSCERFKLLSEELNDKELAEFYRNLMVSEANHYTMFLNFARQYGDRKEVDQKWKELLKFEAEIMESLSTSESIHG, from the coding sequence ATGCTAGGATTACAACTACCTACGGATCCACGCTGGGTAAATATTGTAGAAAAAAATATTGATGAGATCTTGACAGATCATGCCTATTGTGAGCAAAAAGCAACTTCTACCGCAATATCTTTAATCGTAAGTTTTCCTGAATATACCGAATTGGTACAGGAAATGGTAAAACTGGTTAAGGAAGAAATTAGCCATTTTAAAATGGTACATGACAAAATTCTACAACGCGGACAAGTTTTAGGCCGTGATCGTAAAGACGACTATGTACTACGCTTATTAAAATTTTTTCCGAAAGGAGGTAGTCGGACAACTCAGCTAGTGCACCGTTTATTATATGCTGCGCTAATTGAAGCGCGAAGCTGTGAACGTTTTAAATTACTATCAGAAGAATTAAATGATAAAGAATTAGCCGAATTTTATAGAAATCTGATGGTGAGTGAAGCTAACCATTATACCATGTTTTTAAATTTTGCCAGGCAATACGGGGATCGAAAAGAAGTCGATCAAAAGTGGAAAGAGCTTTTAAAATTTGAGGCTGAAATT